One segment of Streptomyces sp. TG1A-8 DNA contains the following:
- a CDS encoding glycosyltransferase family 39 protein — protein MTTPYDRPTGPGTPAAWGPPPTAPPREPAAGEPRQPLVRRLWRGRPEDPRWARPALLGLLAATLVLYLYDLGASGYANSFYSAAVQAGSTSWKAFFFGSLDAGNAITVDKPSAFLWPMELSVRIFGLNAWAILTPEVLMGVGAVAVVHAGVRRRFGPAAALIAGAVLALTPVAALMFRFDNPDAMLALLMSLACYLVVRAVEDGRTRWLVWAGVVVGFAFLAKTLQAFLILPPLAVVYAVCGPVAPVKRLVQLGLATVALVVSGGWWVTAVELWPASSRPYIGGSQNNSFLELTFGYNGLGRISGDETGSVGGGGGNGAGRWGATGWNRMFNSEIGGQVSWLLPAALILLAAGLWATRKARRTSVTRASFLVWGGSLLITVVVFSYMAGIFHQYYTVALAPYLAAVTGMGAGLLWERRRETWASVTLAASVVAAAAWGYVLLHRTSAYPPWLKWLVLVGGLAAALGLVFAGRAPRRFALAAAAVGLAAALAGPTAYTLSTVDSAHTGSIPTAGPAGASTMGFGGGGPGGARGGFGGTAPGRNQPGPQNGNGTPPGQGFPGGGLPGRNGNAQGRTQRGGNGFPGGAAGEGGGGTGGLLNGADVGSGAKKLLAADADRYTWVAASIGSQNAASYQLATGEPVMAIGGFNGTDPSPTPARFEEYVADGKIHYFIAGGGMGGGDSGTASRITSWVEANFKKVTVGSATFYDLTRRTGG, from the coding sequence ATGACCACCCCCTACGACCGGCCCACCGGCCCCGGCACCCCCGCCGCCTGGGGGCCGCCGCCCACGGCGCCCCCGCGGGAACCCGCGGCCGGCGAGCCCCGGCAGCCGCTGGTGCGCAGGCTGTGGCGCGGCCGGCCCGAGGACCCGCGCTGGGCGCGCCCGGCCCTTCTCGGCCTGCTGGCGGCCACCCTCGTGCTCTACCTGTACGACCTGGGCGCCTCCGGCTACGCCAACTCCTTCTACTCGGCGGCCGTCCAGGCCGGCAGCACGTCCTGGAAGGCGTTCTTCTTCGGCTCGCTGGACGCGGGCAACGCCATCACCGTCGACAAGCCCTCGGCCTTCCTGTGGCCGATGGAGCTGTCGGTGCGGATCTTCGGCCTGAACGCGTGGGCGATCCTCACCCCCGAGGTCCTCATGGGCGTGGGCGCGGTGGCGGTCGTCCACGCCGGAGTGCGGCGCCGGTTCGGCCCGGCGGCCGCTCTGATCGCGGGCGCGGTGCTCGCGCTGACCCCGGTCGCGGCGCTGATGTTCCGGTTCGACAACCCGGACGCGATGCTGGCCCTGCTGATGTCGCTGGCCTGCTACCTCGTCGTGCGTGCCGTGGAGGACGGGCGGACCCGGTGGCTGGTGTGGGCCGGCGTGGTGGTGGGCTTCGCCTTCCTCGCCAAGACCCTGCAGGCCTTCCTGATCCTGCCGCCGCTGGCGGTCGTCTACGCCGTGTGCGGCCCGGTCGCGCCGGTGAAGCGGCTGGTGCAGCTGGGGCTGGCGACCGTCGCGCTCGTGGTGTCGGGCGGCTGGTGGGTCACGGCCGTGGAGCTGTGGCCGGCCTCGTCCCGCCCGTACATCGGCGGCTCGCAGAACAACAGCTTCCTGGAGCTGACCTTCGGCTACAACGGCCTCGGCCGCATCAGCGGCGACGAGACCGGCAGCGTGGGCGGCGGGGGCGGCAACGGTGCCGGCCGCTGGGGCGCCACCGGCTGGAACCGGATGTTCAACTCCGAGATCGGCGGCCAGGTCTCCTGGCTGCTGCCGGCCGCGCTGATCCTGCTGGCCGCCGGCCTGTGGGCGACCAGGAAGGCCCGGCGCACGTCCGTCACGCGCGCCTCGTTCCTGGTGTGGGGCGGCTCGCTGCTGATCACCGTGGTGGTCTTCAGCTACATGGCGGGCATCTTCCACCAGTACTACACGGTCGCCCTCGCCCCCTACCTCGCGGCCGTGACCGGCATGGGCGCCGGGCTCCTGTGGGAGAGGCGCAGGGAGACCTGGGCGTCGGTCACGCTCGCCGCCTCCGTGGTGGCCGCGGCGGCCTGGGGCTACGTCCTGCTCCACCGCACCTCCGCCTATCCGCCCTGGCTGAAGTGGCTGGTCCTGGTCGGCGGCCTCGCGGCGGCGCTCGGTCTGGTCTTCGCGGGCCGCGCTCCCCGCCGGTTCGCGCTCGCGGCGGCGGCGGTGGGCCTGGCGGCCGCGCTGGCCGGGCCGACGGCGTACACCCTGAGCACGGTGGACTCCGCGCACACCGGCTCCATCCCGACGGCCGGTCCGGCGGGCGCGAGCACGATGGGCTTCGGCGGCGGCGGTCCCGGCGGGGCGCGGGGCGGCTTCGGCGGCACGGCGCCGGGGCGGAACCAGCCGGGCCCGCAGAACGGCAACGGAACCCCGCCGGGCCAGGGCTTCCCCGGCGGGGGCCTGCCGGGCCGGAACGGCAACGCCCAGGGCCGGACCCAGCGCGGCGGCAACGGCTTCCCCGGCGGGGCCGCGGGGGAGGGCGGCGGTGGCACGGGCGGCCTGCTGAACGGTGCGGACGTCGGCTCCGGGGCCAAGAAGCTGCTGGCGGCGGACGCGGACCGGTACACCTGGGTGGCCGCCTCCATCGGCTCCCAGAACGCCGCGAGCTACCAGTTGGCCACCGGTGAGCCGGTGATGGCGATCGGCGGCTTCAACGGCACCGACCCGTCCCCGACACCGGCCCGGTTCGAGGAGTACGTGGCCGACGGGAAGATCCACTACTTCATCGCGGGCGGCGGCATGGGCGGCGGCGACAGCGGCACCGCGTCCCGGATCACGTCCTGGGTCGAGGCCAATTTCAAGAAGGTGACGGTCGGTTCGGCCACCTTCTACGACCTGACCCGGCGCACGGGCGGCTGA
- a CDS encoding TetR/AcrR family transcriptional regulator, with protein sequence MAKAAARSAWTSVWLAERAPRRGGRGGQPSGLDRERITGASVRLLDAEGLAKFSMRRLAGELDVTAMSLYWYVDTKDDLLELALDAAFGELRLPDPQDEGADWREQLRELATAYRALLVRHPWMSPLAGRYLNIGPHFLAFSRVVQRVVRRAGLPAHGVTGAISAVFQFVYGYGTVEGHFLARTADTGLTPDEYVEQAMGKVADDPGTADAVHESRDLRAARGGADVADMMDRDFTFALDLLIAGIEAMVARG encoded by the coding sequence ATGGCGAAGGCGGCCGCGCGGTCGGCGTGGACCAGTGTCTGGCTGGCGGAGCGGGCGCCCCGGCGCGGTGGGCGCGGCGGACAGCCGTCGGGTCTGGACCGGGAGCGGATCACCGGGGCGTCGGTGCGGCTGCTGGACGCCGAGGGGCTGGCGAAGTTCTCCATGCGGCGGCTGGCCGGTGAGCTGGACGTCACCGCGATGTCCCTGTACTGGTACGTCGACACCAAGGACGACCTGCTCGAACTCGCCCTCGACGCAGCCTTCGGCGAGCTGCGCCTGCCGGACCCGCAGGACGAGGGGGCCGACTGGCGGGAGCAGTTGCGGGAGCTGGCCACCGCCTACCGGGCGCTGCTGGTCCGGCACCCGTGGATGTCGCCGCTGGCCGGCCGCTACCTGAACATCGGCCCCCACTTCCTCGCCTTCTCCCGAGTGGTCCAGCGGGTCGTCCGCCGGGCCGGGCTGCCCGCGCACGGAGTGACCGGGGCGATCTCGGCCGTCTTCCAGTTCGTGTACGGCTACGGCACGGTCGAGGGCCACTTCCTCGCCCGGACCGCGGACACCGGGCTCACCCCGGACGAGTACGTCGAGCAGGCCATGGGCAAGGTGGCCGACGACCCGGGGACGGCCGACGCGGTCCACGAGTCGAGGGACCTCAGGGCGGCGCGGGGCGGGGCCGACGTCGCGGACATGATGGACCGCGACTTCACCTTCGCCCTGGACCTGCTGATCGCCGGCATCGAGGCGATGGTCGCCCGCGGCTGA
- a CDS encoding PPOX class F420-dependent oxidoreductase gives MAPNIATNTHVTLDELLDFVRPRHRAILLTRRADGSPQGSPLTCGVDDSGRIVVSTYPERAKTRNAKRDPRVGLIVLSDEWNGPWVQVDGTAEVLDCPDSVEPLVEYYRNIAGEHPDWDEYRRAMVEQGKSIIRVTPERWGPVATGGFPARLAQER, from the coding sequence ATGGCACCGAACATCGCGACGAACACCCATGTGACGCTCGACGAACTCCTGGACTTCGTACGTCCCCGCCACCGTGCGATCCTGCTCACCCGGCGCGCCGACGGCAGTCCCCAGGGTTCCCCGCTGACCTGCGGGGTGGACGACTCGGGCCGGATCGTGGTCTCCACCTACCCCGAGCGGGCCAAGACCCGCAACGCCAAGCGGGACCCGCGGGTCGGCCTGATCGTCCTGAGCGACGAGTGGAACGGCCCCTGGGTGCAGGTCGACGGCACCGCCGAGGTCCTCGACTGCCCCGACTCCGTGGAGCCCCTGGTCGAGTACTACCGCAACATCGCCGGCGAACACCCCGACTGGGACGAGTACCGCCGGGCGATGGTCGAGCAGGGCAAGTCCATCATCCGGGTGACTCCCGAGCGCTGGGGCCCGGTGGCGACCGGCGGCTTCCCGGCCCGGCTGGCACAGGAGCGGTGA
- a CDS encoding STAS domain-containing protein — MTFQPTPCVPRDLPGRTVLAFPPDVDLSNTSELYAHIVSVARVRRPRLLVLDLTRTRFMDSQGARLIDDVSRLLHPHTRVRVAAPPDGLPSRVLMLTGVRRDVPVYDHPDEALAA, encoded by the coding sequence GTGACCTTCCAGCCGACCCCGTGCGTGCCCCGCGACCTGCCCGGCCGCACCGTGCTCGCCTTCCCCCCGGACGTGGACCTGTCCAACACGTCCGAGCTGTACGCGCACATCGTCTCGGTCGCCCGCGTCCGGCGGCCCCGCCTGCTGGTGCTGGACCTGACCCGCACCCGGTTCATGGACTCCCAGGGGGCCCGCCTGATCGATGACGTGAGCCGCCTGCTGCACCCGCACACCCGGGTCCGGGTCGCCGCCCCGCCGGACGGCCTGCCCAGCCGCGTGCTGATGCTGACCGGGGTGCGCCGGGACGTCCCGGTGTACGACCACCCGGACGAGGCGCTGGCCGCCTGA
- a CDS encoding GAF and ANTAR domain-containing protein, with protein sequence MTRFPVGLELAEALTVAARQLHETTTPHATLRTAVRLAVHLLPGAEHAGISEIERGEARRTVAWTDDIVRDAEAPDLPHWQRLWTSSVVRTADGGDAAEEGPLSDLGLRSVLSMRLRADKRRLTVLTAYSRDPHAFDETATRLGRLFTTHVSLALNSVTVREQLTEAMRTRDLIGQATGILMERLDIDASAAFESLVRASQRENVKLRDLARRIVGTAENPSSAPAGGRGPSGGGQ encoded by the coding sequence GTGACCCGTTTTCCGGTCGGCCTGGAGCTGGCCGAAGCGCTCACGGTGGCGGCTCGGCAACTGCACGAGACCACCACCCCGCACGCCACCCTGCGCACCGCCGTCCGGCTCGCCGTGCACCTGCTGCCGGGCGCCGAGCACGCCGGGATCTCCGAGATCGAGCGGGGCGAGGCGCGCCGCACGGTCGCCTGGACCGACGACATCGTGCGCGACGCGGAGGCCCCGGACCTGCCGCACTGGCAGCGGCTGTGGACCTCGTCGGTGGTGCGCACGGCGGACGGCGGGGACGCGGCCGAGGAGGGCCCGCTGTCCGACCTGGGACTGCGCTCGGTGCTGTCGATGCGGCTGCGCGCCGACAAGCGCCGGCTGACGGTGCTCACCGCCTACTCCCGCGACCCGCACGCCTTCGACGAGACGGCCACCCGCCTGGGCCGGCTGTTCACCACGCACGTCAGCCTGGCCCTGAACTCGGTGACCGTCCGCGAGCAGCTCACCGAGGCCATGCGCACCCGGGACCTGATCGGCCAGGCCACCGGCATCCTCATGGAGCGCCTCGACATCGACGCCTCGGCGGCCTTCGAGAGCCTGGTCCGCGCCTCCCAGCGGGAGAACGTCAAGCTGCGCGACCTGGCCCGGCGGATCGTGGGGACGGCGGAGAACCCGTCGTCCGCCCCGGCGGGCGGCCGGGGCCCGTCAGGCGGCGGGCAGTGA
- a CDS encoding YceI family protein — MGLTAKIRTRDGWAVSHAVVTVTDTTGAQVLRAEADAEGAVRDTTELAPGAYTVIVTAVGYAPTASSAIVTASGRAEIGAVTLARQGGAELPPPGPWTIDPVHSSVAAVAQHLGISSVHGRFTEFGGTIEIAPDDVSKSRVEAVIRAASIDTGNGMRDTHLKSADFLDVERHPEITYRSTDLTAAGPDRWTVHGELAMHGIVRPVDLDLAYLGTGADPWGGTRAAFRATTELRREDFAMNYNQVLQAGIAAIGTTLRVELDVQAVQGASLPAA; from the coding sequence ATGGGACTGACCGCGAAGATCCGTACGCGCGACGGATGGGCCGTGTCGCACGCGGTCGTCACGGTGACCGACACGACCGGCGCGCAGGTGCTGCGGGCCGAGGCGGACGCCGAGGGGGCCGTACGGGACACCACCGAGCTGGCGCCGGGGGCGTACACCGTGATCGTGACGGCCGTCGGGTACGCGCCCACCGCCTCCAGCGCGATCGTCACCGCGAGCGGCCGGGCCGAGATCGGGGCCGTCACACTGGCCCGGCAGGGCGGCGCCGAGCTGCCCCCGCCCGGCCCGTGGACCATCGACCCGGTGCACTCCTCCGTCGCCGCCGTCGCCCAGCACCTGGGGATCTCCAGCGTGCACGGCCGGTTCACGGAGTTCGGCGGCACGATCGAGATCGCGCCCGACGACGTCTCCAAGTCCCGGGTGGAGGCGGTGATCCGGGCGGCGTCCATCGACACCGGCAACGGGATGCGCGACACCCACCTGAAGTCCGCGGACTTCCTCGACGTCGAACGGCACCCGGAGATCACCTACCGCTCGACGGACCTGACGGCCGCCGGCCCGGACCGCTGGACCGTGCACGGCGAGCTGGCGATGCACGGGATCGTCCGGCCGGTGGACCTCGACCTCGCCTACCTCGGCACCGGCGCCGACCCGTGGGGCGGCACCCGGGCCGCCTTCCGCGCCACCACCGAACTGCGCCGCGAGGACTTCGCGATGAACTACAACCAGGTCCTCCAGGCCGGCATCGCCGCCATCGGCACGACCCTCAGGGTCGAGCTGGACGTCCAGGCGGTCCAGGGCGCGTCACTGCCCGCCGCCTGA
- a CDS encoding MFS transporter produces the protein MATTTPAGVRAHAKHGGGSDAHAPMTHRQIMEALSGLLLGMFVAILSSTIVSNALPHIIGDLGGGQSAYTWVVTAALLSMTAATPLWGKLADLYSKKALVQIALIIYVVASMAAGLSQNPGMLIACRVVQGIGVGGLSALAQIVMAAMISPRERGRYSGYLGATFAVATVGGPLLGGVITDTSWLGWRWCFYVGVPFAVIALIVLQKTLHLPVVKRQVKVDWGGATLIAAAVSLLLVWVTFAGDKYDWLSWQTYTMVAGSVVLGALFVLVEAKASEPIIPLRLFRNRTITLASLASLFVGVAMFSGTVFFSQYFQLARDKSPTMSGVMTIPMIGGLFVSSTVSGQFITRTGRWKAWLVSGGVLVTAGLLLLGGIRYDTEYWKMAIFMAMLGLGIGMMMQNLVLCTQNQVAPSDLGSASSTVTFFRSLGGAVGVSALGAVMAHRITDYVKDGLSGLDPKYAAAVSGSGSTDTIPDMDTLPKPLRTLMESAYGHGIADVFVIAGCLAAVAFLITLFIKEVPLRTKGALALAAEGDAPAVDPAAAPAVAEAQVPAAVAATAPGAEDTATATVQQPAAFASAAAPAPAGNGGTPVHGFVRGAESAPVPQAAVTLISLAGRQLGRSVTQADGSYTLAAPGTGSYVLIASADGCQPQASTIVVGEEPLSYDILLSGTSGLTGVVRAAGNALPVKDAMVIVTDVRGDLLATAATGEQGEFALTDLVPGAVTVAVNANGFRPRALPVEVSTTGITRVEVDLDAGARLQGVVRAPHGPLTDARVTLVDAAGNVVGTATTGSDGAYAFTDLDGGDYTVIATGYPPVATALTVSGPGVDDHDIELAHPGE, from the coding sequence ATGGCAACGACCACACCAGCCGGTGTGCGGGCTCACGCCAAGCACGGGGGAGGCTCCGACGCCCACGCCCCGATGACGCACCGGCAGATCATGGAGGCCCTGTCCGGGCTACTGCTCGGCATGTTCGTGGCGATCCTGTCCTCCACGATCGTCTCCAACGCCCTGCCGCACATCATCGGGGACCTCGGCGGTGGCCAGTCCGCCTACACCTGGGTGGTCACCGCCGCCCTGCTGTCGATGACCGCGGCCACTCCCCTGTGGGGCAAGCTCGCCGACCTGTACAGCAAGAAGGCGCTCGTCCAGATAGCGCTCATCATCTACGTGGTCGCCTCCATGGCGGCCGGCCTGTCGCAGAACCCCGGAATGCTGATCGCCTGCCGAGTGGTGCAGGGCATCGGCGTCGGCGGTCTGTCCGCCCTGGCCCAGATCGTCATGGCGGCGATGATCTCCCCGCGCGAGCGCGGCCGTTACTCCGGCTACCTCGGCGCCACCTTCGCCGTCGCCACCGTCGGCGGCCCGCTGCTCGGCGGTGTCATCACCGACACCTCCTGGCTGGGCTGGCGCTGGTGCTTCTACGTCGGCGTGCCCTTCGCGGTCATCGCGCTGATCGTGCTGCAGAAGACCCTGCACCTGCCCGTCGTCAAGCGTCAGGTCAAGGTCGACTGGGGCGGCGCGACGCTGATCGCCGCCGCCGTCTCGCTGCTGCTGGTCTGGGTCACCTTCGCCGGTGACAAGTACGACTGGCTGTCCTGGCAGACCTACACGATGGTCGCCGGCTCGGTCGTCCTCGGCGCGCTGTTCGTGCTGGTGGAGGCCAAGGCCAGCGAGCCGATCATCCCGCTGCGCCTGTTCCGCAACCGCACCATCACCCTGGCCTCGCTCGCCTCGCTGTTCGTCGGCGTCGCGATGTTCAGCGGCACGGTGTTCTTCAGCCAGTACTTCCAGCTGGCCCGCGACAAGTCCCCGACGATGTCCGGTGTGATGACGATCCCGATGATCGGCGGCCTGTTCGTCTCCTCGACCGTCTCGGGCCAGTTCATCACCCGCACCGGCCGCTGGAAGGCCTGGCTGGTCAGCGGTGGCGTGCTGGTGACGGCCGGTCTGCTGCTCCTCGGCGGCATCCGGTACGACACGGAGTACTGGAAGATGGCCATCTTCATGGCCATGCTGGGCCTCGGCATCGGCATGATGATGCAGAACCTGGTGCTCTGCACGCAGAACCAGGTCGCGCCCTCCGACCTCGGCTCGGCCAGCTCCACGGTCACCTTCTTCCGCTCCCTCGGCGGTGCGGTCGGCGTGTCGGCCCTCGGCGCGGTCATGGCCCACCGGATCACCGACTACGTCAAGGACGGCCTGTCCGGCCTGGACCCGAAGTACGCGGCCGCCGTGTCCGGCTCCGGTTCCACCGACACCATCCCGGACATGGACACGCTGCCCAAGCCGCTGCGCACCCTCATGGAGAGCGCGTACGGCCACGGCATCGCGGACGTGTTCGTCATCGCCGGCTGCCTCGCCGCCGTCGCCTTCCTGATCACGCTGTTCATCAAGGAGGTCCCGCTGCGGACGAAGGGCGCCCTGGCGCTGGCCGCCGAGGGCGACGCCCCCGCCGTGGACCCGGCCGCCGCACCGGCCGTCGCCGAGGCGCAGGTCCCGGCCGCGGTCGCCGCGACCGCCCCCGGGGCGGAGGACACCGCCACGGCCACCGTCCAGCAGCCGGCCGCCTTCGCCTCGGCCGCCGCACCGGCCCCGGCCGGCAACGGCGGCACCCCGGTGCACGGCTTCGTCCGCGGCGCCGAGAGTGCCCCGGTCCCGCAGGCCGCGGTCACGCTGATCTCGCTCGCCGGCCGCCAGCTGGGCCGCTCGGTCACCCAGGCCGACGGCTCCTACACGCTGGCCGCCCCGGGCACGGGCTCGTACGTCCTGATCGCCTCCGCCGACGGCTGCCAGCCGCAGGCCTCCACGATCGTGGTGGGCGAGGAACCGCTGTCGTACGACATCCTGCTCAGCGGCACCAGCGGGCTGACCGGTGTGGTCCGGGCGGCCGGGAACGCGCTGCCGGTCAAGGACGCCATGGTGATCGTCACCGACGTGCGCGGGGACCTGCTGGCCACCGCCGCCACCGGGGAGCAGGGCGAGTTCGCCCTCACCGACCTGGTGCCGGGCGCGGTGACCGTCGCGGTCAACGCAAACGGGTTCCGGCCGCGCGCGCTGCCGGTCGAGGTCTCGACCACCGGCATCACCCGCGTCGAGGTCGACCTGGACGCCGGCGCCCGGCTCCAGGGTGTCGTGCGGGCCCCGCACGGCCCGCTCACCGACGCCCGCGTGACGCTGGTCGACGCGGCGGGCAACGTGGTCGGCACGGCCACCACCGGGTCGGACGGGGCGTACGCCTTCACCGACCTGGACGGCGGCGACTACACCGTCATCGCGACGGGGTACCCGCCGGTGGCCACCGCCCTCACCGTCTCCGGCCCCGGAGTCGACGACCACGACATCGAACTCGCCCACCCCGGCGAGTAG
- a CDS encoding MarR family winged helix-turn-helix transcriptional regulator has translation MAEQAQFEELARQLSAVGAVKRDMGRILPPDCPAGSAAVLTLLGRHGAMRMSKLAELLAVDMSVTSRHVAHVAARGWIERSPDPADKRSRILRLTPAGWERLDDLYRRTTHLLADRLSDWTDDEVGQLIQLMTRLRASFGECRSAPPRPPAPVVEETTRTPAST, from the coding sequence ATGGCCGAGCAGGCGCAGTTCGAGGAGCTGGCGCGTCAGCTCAGTGCCGTCGGAGCCGTGAAACGGGACATGGGGCGGATCCTGCCGCCCGACTGCCCGGCCGGCTCGGCCGCCGTGCTGACGCTGCTCGGCCGCCACGGTGCCATGCGCATGAGCAAGCTCGCCGAGCTGCTCGCCGTCGACATGTCGGTCACCAGCCGGCACGTCGCGCACGTCGCCGCGCGCGGCTGGATCGAACGGTCACCGGACCCGGCGGACAAGCGCTCGCGCATCCTGCGCCTGACGCCCGCCGGCTGGGAGCGGCTCGACGACCTGTACCGGCGGACCACCCATCTGCTCGCCGACCGGCTGAGCGACTGGACCGACGACGAGGTCGGCCAGCTCATCCAGCTGATGACGCGCCTGCGCGCGTCCTTCGGCGAGTGCCGGTCCGCGCCGCCGCGGCCGCCCGCCCCCGTAGTCGAAGAGACCACCCGTACACCCGCAAGCACGTAA
- a CDS encoding RNA polymerase sigma factor SigF gives MSADQGSSKVLTPTSEAAPMELDALDVLDSFAGVPTLEALPAPAAPAAAPAPAAVAPADIDTRTLSRSLFLRLAALGEDSPERAYVRDTLIELNLPLVRYAAARFRSRNEPMEDIVQVGTIGLIKAIDRFDCERGVEFPTFAMPTVVGEIKRFFRDTSWSVRVPRRLQELRLALTKASDELSQKLDRSPTVTELAAVLGVSEEDVVDGLAVGNAYTASSLDSPAPEDDGGEGSLADRLGYEDSALEGVEYRESLKPLLAKLPPRERRIIMLRFFANMTQSQIGEEVGISQMHVSRLLTRTLAQLRDGLISD, from the coding sequence ATGTCCGCAGATCAGGGCAGCTCGAAGGTGCTCACGCCCACGAGCGAGGCAGCGCCCATGGAACTCGACGCTCTCGACGTGCTCGACAGCTTTGCCGGCGTACCGACGCTGGAGGCCCTGCCGGCCCCCGCCGCACCGGCCGCCGCCCCTGCCCCGGCCGCGGTGGCCCCGGCGGACATCGACACCCGCACCCTGTCCCGCTCCCTGTTCCTGCGGCTCGCCGCACTCGGCGAGGACAGCCCCGAGCGCGCCTACGTCCGGGACACCCTGATCGAGCTGAACCTCCCGCTCGTGCGGTACGCGGCGGCCCGCTTCCGCTCCCGCAACGAGCCCATGGAGGACATCGTCCAGGTCGGCACCATCGGCCTGATCAAGGCGATCGACCGCTTCGACTGCGAGCGGGGCGTGGAGTTCCCCACGTTCGCCATGCCGACGGTCGTGGGCGAGATCAAGCGCTTCTTCCGCGACACCTCGTGGTCGGTGCGGGTGCCGCGCCGCCTCCAGGAGCTGCGCCTGGCCCTCACCAAGGCCAGCGACGAGCTGTCCCAGAAGCTCGACCGCTCCCCGACGGTCACGGAACTGGCCGCGGTCCTCGGCGTCTCCGAGGAGGACGTGGTCGACGGCCTCGCGGTCGGCAACGCCTACACCGCCTCCTCGCTCGACTCCCCGGCCCCCGAGGACGACGGCGGCGAGGGGTCCCTGGCCGACCGCCTCGGCTACGAGGACAGCGCGCTGGAGGGCGTGGAGTACCGCGAGTCCCTCAAGCCGCTGCTGGCCAAGCTCCCGCCCCGGGAGCGCCGGATCATCATGCTGCGCTTCTTCGCCAACATGACCCAGTCGCAGATCGGCGAGGAGGTCGGCATCTCGCAGATGCACGTCTCCCGGCTGCTGACCCGGACGCTGGCCCAGCTGCGGGACGGGCTCATCTCCGACTGA
- a CDS encoding RNA polymerase sigma factor SigF, whose translation MTVSASTAPPQAEAPAPAAPPPDPGPAPEPEPAPEKRRGADTRALTQVLFAQLKDLTPGTPEHNRVRGALIEANLPLVRYAAARFRSRNEPMEDVVQVGTIGLINAIDRFDPERGVQFPTFAMPTVVGEIKRYFRDNVRTVHVPRRLHELWVQVNSATEDLTTAFGRSPTTAEIAERLRIGEEEVLSCIEAGRSYHATSLEAAQEGDGLPGLLDRIGYEDPALDGVEHRDLVRHLLVQLPEREQRILLLRYYSNLTQSQISAELGVSQMHVSRLLARSFQRLRSANRIDA comes from the coding sequence TTGACCGTGTCGGCCAGTACCGCGCCGCCCCAGGCGGAGGCCCCCGCCCCCGCCGCTCCCCCGCCCGACCCCGGCCCCGCTCCCGAACCCGAACCCGCCCCCGAGAAACGCCGCGGCGCCGACACCCGCGCCCTGACCCAGGTGCTCTTCGCCCAGCTGAAGGACCTCACCCCGGGGACGCCGGAGCACAACCGGGTGCGCGGAGCGCTCATCGAGGCCAACCTCCCGCTCGTGCGCTACGCCGCCGCCCGCTTCCGCTCCCGCAACGAGCCCATGGAGGACGTCGTCCAGGTCGGCACCATCGGCCTGATCAACGCCATCGACCGCTTCGACCCCGAGCGGGGCGTGCAGTTCCCGACCTTCGCGATGCCGACCGTCGTCGGCGAGATCAAGCGGTACTTCCGGGACAACGTCCGCACGGTCCACGTGCCGCGCCGGCTGCACGAGCTGTGGGTGCAGGTCAACAGCGCCACCGAGGACCTCACCACGGCCTTCGGCCGCTCGCCGACGACCGCCGAGATCGCCGAGCGGCTGCGCATCGGCGAGGAGGAGGTGCTGTCCTGCATCGAGGCGGGGCGGTCGTACCACGCCACCTCGCTGGAGGCCGCGCAGGAGGGCGACGGGCTGCCCGGCCTGCTGGACCGGATCGGCTACGAGGACCCGGCGCTGGACGGCGTGGAACACCGCGACCTGGTCCGCCACCTCCTGGTCCAGCTCCCCGAACGCGAGCAGCGCATCCTCCTCCTGCGGTACTACAGCAACCTGACCCAGTCGCAGATCAGCGCGGAGCTCGGCGTCTCCCAGATGCACGTCTCCCGGCTCCTGGCGCGCAGCTTCCAGCGACTGCGGTCGGCGAACCGGATCGACGCGTAA
- a CDS encoding Dabb family protein — MIRHLVLFKLNEGVRRDDPRVEAGAAAFRALGGLIEELRFWECGWNISDRPIAHDFAINSAVEDTDALKRYLEHPAHQAGVALWREFATWVIADYEF, encoded by the coding sequence ATGATCCGCCACCTGGTCCTCTTCAAGCTCAACGAGGGCGTCCGGCGCGACGACCCGCGCGTCGAGGCGGGCGCGGCGGCCTTCCGCGCGCTCGGCGGCCTCATCGAGGAGCTGCGCTTCTGGGAGTGCGGCTGGAACATCAGCGACCGGCCGATCGCCCACGACTTCGCGATCAACTCGGCCGTCGAGGACACGGACGCCCTCAAGCGCTACCTGGAGCACCCGGCCCACCAGGCGGGCGTCGCGCTGTGGCGGGAGTTCGCCACGTGGGTGATCGCCGACTACGAGTTCTGA